Proteins encoded within one genomic window of Bacteroidota bacterium:
- a CDS encoding ABC transporter ATP-binding protein has translation MISLHKIHKSYTTGSNSLHVLKGIDLEISGGELVAIMGSSGSGKSTLLNIIGMLDTHDEGMYTLDGIEIKNMSEKKAARFRNSHIGFVFQSFNLISFKNALENVALPLYYRKISRKKRNMMAMAMLEKMDLKEWAEHMPNELSGGQKQRISIARALISKPKIILADEPTGQLDSKTSYEVMDLFKEINDEGVTVLIVTHERDIAHRTDRIIKLHDGTIIMDESNGNHQYN, from the coding sequence ATGATTTCTCTTCACAAGATTCATAAAAGTTATACCACCGGTTCAAATAGTCTTCATGTATTAAAAGGTATTGATCTCGAAATTTCCGGTGGTGAGTTGGTAGCAATCATGGGCAGTTCCGGCTCCGGTAAGTCTACATTACTTAATATCATAGGCATGCTTGATACACATGATGAAGGCATGTACACCCTTGATGGGATTGAAATCAAAAATATGAGCGAAAAAAAAGCTGCCCGATTCCGAAACAGCCATATTGGTTTTGTCTTCCAGTCATTTAACCTTATTTCCTTTAAGAATGCATTGGAAAATGTGGCTTTGCCTCTTTACTACAGGAAAATCAGCCGCAAGAAGAGAAATATGATGGCTATGGCTATGCTTGAAAAAATGGACCTCAAAGAATGGGCTGAACATATGCCAAATGAACTGTCAGGGGGCCAGAAACAGCGTATCTCCATTGCCCGAGCTTTGATATCCAAACCTAAAATTATCCTTGCGGACGAACCTACCGGTCAGCTTGACTCCAAAACTTCCTATGAGGTTATGGATTTGTTTAAGGAGATTAATGATGAGGGTGTCACGGTCCTTATTGTCACACATGAAAGGGATATCGCCCACAGAACTGATCGGATTATCAAACTACATGATGGTACAATTATTATGGATGAATCAAACGGCAATCATCAATATAATTAA
- a CDS encoding ABC transporter permease — translation MFDLDKWQEIFHTMGKNKLRTFLTGFSVAWGIFMLIILLGSGKGLENGVKQEFKGDAVNSIWINPGITSVAYKGLKPGRNIQFTNADYESIESLDHVEHVSSRLYIWENTTISYRTEYATYDIFACHPDYGYLEQLEVQKGRFLNEIDVQQFRKSVVIGEVVEKSLFKGEEPLNKYINVAGIPFKVVGVFTDEGGDRDMTRVYIPVSTAQRVFNRGNRVNNISLTVGDLSIAESQKTVDDIRNTLSKRHKFNPEDQRAVFIWNALENYKKFLSLFSNIRLFIWIIGIGTLIAGIVGVSNIMIVVVKERTKEIGIRKAMGATPWSITSLILQESVLITAFAGYLGLVAGVGLLELIRPFFTEAQNFFQNPEVNFQVAVSATIILILAGAIAGFIPARKASSIRPIEALRDE, via the coding sequence ATGTTTGACCTCGATAAATGGCAGGAGATATTTCATACAATGGGTAAGAATAAGCTGAGGACATTTCTTACCGGGTTCAGTGTAGCATGGGGCATCTTTATGCTTATTATCCTTCTGGGTTCTGGAAAGGGTTTAGAAAACGGTGTGAAACAGGAATTCAAGGGAGATGCGGTAAATAGTATCTGGATCAATCCCGGCATCACAAGTGTTGCTTACAAAGGACTTAAACCCGGACGCAATATTCAGTTCACTAACGCAGATTATGAGTCAATTGAGTCGCTGGACCATGTGGAACACGTGTCCTCTCGGCTGTATATTTGGGAAAATACAACCATATCTTACAGAACAGAATACGCCACATATGACATTTTTGCCTGTCATCCTGATTATGGATATCTTGAACAGTTAGAAGTCCAGAAGGGCAGGTTTCTGAATGAGATAGACGTTCAGCAATTTCGAAAATCAGTAGTCATTGGTGAAGTTGTAGAAAAGTCACTGTTTAAGGGCGAAGAACCCCTGAATAAATATATTAACGTTGCCGGAATACCCTTTAAGGTAGTAGGGGTGTTTACCGATGAAGGCGGTGATCGCGACATGACAAGGGTTTATATCCCGGTATCTACCGCTCAGAGGGTTTTTAACCGTGGTAACCGGGTAAATAATATTTCTCTTACTGTTGGAGATCTATCCATCGCGGAGAGCCAGAAAACAGTGGATGATATAAGAAATACTTTGTCAAAACGACACAAATTTAATCCTGAAGACCAAAGGGCTGTTTTTATCTGGAACGCACTTGAGAATTACAAAAAATTTTTGAGTCTGTTTTCTAACATCCGTCTTTTTATCTGGATTATAGGAATTGGAACCCTTATTGCCGGAATTGTTGGCGTAAGTAATATCATGATTGTGGTAGTTAAGGAAAGAACGAAGGAAATTGGCATAAGAAAAGCCATGGGCGCTACACCGTGGTCAATAACCAGTTTGATTCTGCAGGAATCTGTATTAATAACTGCTTTTGCAGGATACTTGGGTTTAGTGGCAGGCGTTGGACTTCTGGAACTGATCAGGCCATTCTTTACTGAGGCACAGAATTTTTTTCAAAATCCCGAAGTCAATTTCCAGGTAGCTGTCAGTGCTACAATTATCTTAATTCTGGCAGGTGCCATTGCGGGCTTTATCCCGGCACGAAAGGCCTCCTCCATTAGACCTATTGAAGCACTGCGTGATGAGTAA